One genomic region from Thermoleptolyngbya sichuanensis A183 encodes:
- a CDS encoding DUF6745 domain-containing protein — MTDLRTPLTPEQRSRLQACRQKWVDLAHTTQPVDAKQVTERVLEFYAAFGQPAPNVVVCPGVISAMTDALTYRPLGQRLQKMRSNWEEWVSTIGVAIVVGTIWGGGAVVFIRCLLTAAVSELEGKAVDDSLRLLTRITLWGTLPAGIAAMFLLGVLCSSVSALVTTVCDRHFLKCTERSVYQSGFRSPRAQADPKWRQVADWVGTDWRSPLHGINFWQVWILWEFQRLHWQFPESMLRAVWQICINSDRPQDELYSSHFARDFLNRRDFEDWQAQARRADQRLWTEAQWQFVLSNGSWRNAQLLARFSLEISLLAPYFTMLDFCEAELGYQPDPVRWKALRHLMQSTGYVIAGGRTCWVGDRPICLKCDRQGRFHADGQPALAFADGARLYAHHGVFLPPKYGQTPIAHWQPRWLLQETNATLRQILIQGIGYERIARTLQSRSVDCWREYVLCRIPTHPDVEPFLLLQMTCPSTRQIHVLRVPPTLRTAREAARWVNWDIDPTDFAIEA; from the coding sequence ATGACCGATCTGCGGACTCCGCTTACGCCTGAACAGCGATCGCGCTTGCAAGCTTGCCGCCAAAAGTGGGTTGACCTGGCCCATACAACGCAACCCGTCGATGCCAAGCAGGTGACAGAGCGCGTGCTGGAGTTTTATGCGGCGTTTGGGCAGCCAGCCCCTAATGTTGTGGTGTGCCCAGGGGTGATCAGCGCGATGACCGATGCGCTGACCTATCGCCCACTGGGCCAGCGATTGCAAAAAATGCGCTCTAACTGGGAAGAGTGGGTATCAACAATAGGGGTGGCAATCGTCGTCGGCACAATCTGGGGCGGCGGGGCGGTGGTGTTTATCAGGTGTCTGCTGACTGCTGCGGTGTCTGAACTTGAAGGAAAAGCGGTGGATGATTCTCTCAGGCTGCTGACCCGCATTACCCTATGGGGAACGCTGCCTGCTGGAATTGCCGCAATGTTTTTGTTGGGCGTTTTGTGTTCGTCTGTGAGCGCTCTGGTGACCACAGTCTGCGATCGCCATTTTCTGAAATGTACCGAGCGCTCCGTCTATCAGTCGGGGTTCCGCAGCCCCAGGGCGCAAGCCGACCCCAAATGGCGGCAAGTGGCTGATTGGGTTGGCACGGACTGGCGATCGCCCCTGCACGGGATTAACTTCTGGCAAGTCTGGATACTGTGGGAATTTCAGAGGCTCCACTGGCAGTTTCCGGAGTCGATGTTGCGAGCCGTCTGGCAGATCTGCATTAATAGCGATCGCCCCCAGGATGAACTTTATAGCTCGCACTTCGCCAGAGACTTTTTGAATCGTCGTGATTTTGAGGACTGGCAGGCGCAGGCTCGACGAGCTGATCAACGCCTGTGGACGGAGGCTCAATGGCAATTTGTGCTATCCAACGGCTCATGGCGTAACGCTCAGTTGCTAGCACGATTCTCGCTGGAAATTAGCCTGCTGGCTCCCTATTTCACGATGCTGGATTTTTGCGAGGCGGAACTGGGCTATCAGCCTGACCCGGTTCGCTGGAAGGCGCTGCGCCACCTGATGCAATCCACGGGCTATGTGATCGCAGGGGGACGAACCTGCTGGGTGGGCGATCGCCCCATCTGCCTCAAGTGCGATCGCCAGGGCCGCTTCCACGCAGACGGACAGCCTGCCCTCGCCTTTGCCGATGGCGCACGCCTCTATGCACATCACGGGGTTTTCCTGCCGCCCAAGTATGGACAGACTCCCATTGCCCACTGGCAGCCCCGCTGGCTCCTCCAAGAAACCAACGCAACCCTGCGCCAGATTTTGATTCAAGGCATTGGCTATGAGCGCATCGCCCGCACACTCCAGTCTCGCAGCGTCGATTGCTGGCGCGAGTACGTGCTTTGCCGCATCCCGACCCATCCAGACGTGGAGCCGTTTTTGCTGCTCCAGATGACCTGTCCCAGCACCCGGCAAATTCACGTCCTTCGAGTGCCGCCGACCCTGCGAACCGCCCGCGAAGCTGCCCGCTGGGTCAACTGGGACATCGACCCAACCGACTTTGCCATTGAAGCCTGA
- a CDS encoding pentapeptide repeat-containing protein: MNIKEIHAGTLKQLAGADLQDEDLAGADLSRVNLAGANLTGASLTVAKLSGARLDGANLMGCDLSRADLRANFLGANLMQTNLSEADLRGSNLRGANLMQANLTRAVFTGAFLSGANLMGVNLSGVDLRGADLRGANLSNANLQHANLRQANLQGAVLTEANLESADLQDANLAGANAVGANLLCAELEGANLDGANLSGACVRGTRLDGKNEEGRGKNEEGRGKNEEGRGKNEEGSVTNGSPSFS, encoded by the coding sequence ATGAACATTAAAGAAATCCACGCCGGAACCCTAAAGCAGCTTGCAGGAGCCGACCTGCAAGACGAAGACCTGGCAGGCGCAGACCTGTCGCGGGTAAACTTGGCCGGAGCCAACCTCACCGGAGCCAGCCTCACTGTCGCCAAACTGAGCGGGGCGCGGCTCGACGGGGCAAACCTGATGGGCTGCGACCTCAGCCGCGCCGACCTGCGGGCCAATTTTCTCGGCGCAAACCTGATGCAGACCAACCTCAGCGAGGCCGACCTGCGCGGCAGCAACCTGCGCGGCGCAAACCTGATGCAGGCAAATCTCACCCGTGCCGTGTTCACGGGCGCATTCCTCAGCGGTGCCAACCTGATGGGCGTGAACCTGAGCGGGGTCGATCTGCGCGGGGCAGACCTGCGCGGCGCAAACCTCAGCAACGCCAATTTGCAACACGCCAACCTGCGGCAGGCAAACCTGCAAGGCGCAGTGTTAACCGAAGCGAACCTGGAATCTGCCGACCTCCAGGACGCGAACCTGGCTGGAGCCAACGCGGTCGGCGCAAACCTGCTCTGCGCTGAACTAGAAGGCGCGAACCTGGACGGGGCAAATCTGTCGGGGGCCTGCGTGCGGGGGACGAGGCTGGATGGGAAGAACGAAGAGGGGAGAGGGAAGAACGAAGAGGGGAGAGGGAAGAACGAAGAGGGGAGAGGGAAGAACGAAGAGGGAAGCGTGACAAATGGTTCTCCATCCTTCTCGTGA
- a CDS encoding DICT sensory domain-containing protein, translating into MLTGSILQQLRDAHQGSQSQGKRPLNFGVYYKNTLVALCHALEDSILEHDYSPLMITAFQRGKWYLQEADRYGQIAEKSPQIVILAADDAGFAEHPTSQRDNVALVSLEDADPVAQEWHLIIVSPDYTAMVLCQELAEADYLKAGVPTHDLERKFYGLWTFEPSLVLETAELAIAHIGRYNPQLQQQLTQQLSAIAAQVQQVDALCSSPTADNLGDIVTRVVDYLQTHQAADPQAEFRDRFSVNDNLISNELQAYLRIAQLIDLTDLSNPMAAAEVATLTEAMGNLLDLPAWQLHRLQLASLLHRIARIESGGPVLSPGASSRYDEDATVPLACPLIPGTQLLRRMNRLKAIATILAHHTERWDGRGYPAGLRGDEIPLESRILGLAIAFQAHVTHLNAQPSADPLQNLTIALDQCKAEQGQQWDPKLVETLSLLIAGIQQGLSLPAALPKIASGLWLLDSHSEEDVLGLSQLSSPVEAP; encoded by the coding sequence ATGCTAACCGGATCAATCTTGCAACAGTTGAGGGATGCTCACCAAGGCAGCCAGTCTCAGGGCAAGCGCCCGCTCAACTTTGGAGTTTATTACAAAAACACGCTCGTCGCCCTATGCCACGCGCTAGAAGACTCGATTTTGGAGCATGACTACTCGCCGCTGATGATTACGGCATTTCAGCGGGGCAAGTGGTATTTGCAGGAAGCCGACCGCTATGGGCAGATCGCCGAAAAGTCTCCGCAGATCGTGATTCTGGCAGCAGACGATGCGGGCTTTGCCGAACACCCCACCAGCCAGCGGGACAACGTGGCGCTGGTCAGCCTGGAGGATGCCGACCCGGTGGCGCAGGAGTGGCATTTGATTATCGTTTCGCCAGACTATACGGCAATGGTGCTGTGCCAGGAGTTGGCGGAAGCAGACTATCTCAAAGCAGGCGTGCCGACCCATGACCTAGAGCGCAAGTTCTACGGACTATGGACCTTTGAGCCGTCGCTGGTGCTGGAAACGGCGGAACTGGCGATCGCCCACATTGGCCGCTATAACCCCCAGCTTCAGCAGCAGTTGACCCAGCAACTCAGCGCGATCGCCGCCCAAGTCCAGCAGGTCGACGCGCTCTGCAGCTCCCCCACAGCCGACAACCTGGGCGACATCGTGACGCGGGTGGTGGACTATCTGCAAACCCATCAGGCGGCAGACCCCCAGGCAGAGTTTCGCGATCGCTTCTCGGTCAACGACAACCTGATTTCCAACGAGCTGCAAGCCTATTTGCGAATTGCCCAACTGATCGACCTGACAGACCTCAGCAACCCGATGGCCGCCGCCGAAGTGGCGACGCTCACCGAGGCGATGGGGAATTTGCTCGACCTCCCTGCTTGGCAACTTCATCGGCTCCAGTTGGCCAGCCTGCTGCACCGCATTGCGCGGATCGAGTCGGGGGGGCCCGTGCTAAGTCCGGGCGCGTCGTCTCGGTATGACGAAGACGCGACGGTGCCCCTGGCCTGTCCGCTGATTCCGGGAACCCAATTGCTGCGGCGGATGAACCGTCTGAAGGCGATCGCCACCATTCTCGCTCACCACACCGAACGCTGGGATGGGCGTGGCTATCCGGCCGGGCTACGCGGCGATGAAATTCCCCTAGAGTCGAGAATCCTGGGGCTGGCGATCGCCTTTCAAGCCCACGTCACCCATCTCAATGCCCAGCCCAGCGCCGACCCCCTGCAAAACCTGACCATCGCCCTCGACCAGTGCAAAGCCGAACAGGGCCAGCAATGGGATCCCAAGCTGGTGGAAACACTGTCGCTGCTGATTGCCGGAATCCAGCAAGGACTCAGCCTGCCTGCGGCATTGCCCAAAATCGCCTCTGGACTGTGGCTACTCGACTCCCACTCGGAGGAGGATGTGCTGGGGCTGTCGCAACTTTCCAGTCCTGTCGAAGCGCCTTAG
- the rnc gene encoding ribonuclease III, whose product MVLHPSRETKLRGLMQKLGLSAMAPVDLGLLDQALTHATASASKNYERLEFVGDAVVKLAAAELLYELYPKLPEGELSAFRGIMVSDRTLATIADQYNLERYLLMGAAAYANPVGRETRLADALEAMVAAFYLSTQDLSLIRPWLDGHFRAIAADIAQDPTRQNHKGALQEITQSRYRALPEYRVTEVGQDYGDPERFVAEVWIQDQCVGIGKGQSKKAAEQAAAQQAYLKLSQQPPL is encoded by the coding sequence ATGGTTCTCCATCCTTCTCGTGAAACGAAACTGCGTGGGTTGATGCAAAAGCTGGGTCTGTCTGCAATGGCTCCGGTGGACTTGGGGCTGCTGGATCAGGCGCTGACCCATGCGACGGCTTCGGCTAGCAAGAACTATGAGCGCCTGGAGTTTGTGGGCGATGCGGTGGTGAAGCTGGCGGCGGCGGAACTGCTATATGAGCTATATCCTAAGCTGCCGGAGGGAGAACTGTCGGCGTTTCGGGGCATCATGGTGAGCGATCGCACGTTGGCTACCATCGCTGATCAGTACAACCTGGAGCGCTACTTGCTGATGGGAGCCGCTGCCTATGCAAATCCGGTGGGCAGAGAAACCCGTCTGGCAGACGCGCTAGAGGCAATGGTGGCGGCGTTTTACCTCAGCACCCAGGATCTCAGCCTAATTCGCCCGTGGCTAGATGGCCACTTCCGGGCGATCGCCGCTGACATTGCCCAAGACCCCACCCGCCAAAATCACAAAGGCGCACTGCAAGAAATTACCCAAAGTCGCTATCGCGCCCTGCCAGAATATCGCGTGACCGAAGTAGGGCAAGACTACGGCGATCCGGAGCGCTTTGTCGCAGAGGTTTGGATTCAGGATCAGTGTGTGGGAATCGGGAAGGGCCAGTCTAAAAAAGCAGCGGAGCAGGCGGCGGCACAACAGGCCTATCTCAAGCTAAGCCAACAGCCTCCGCTTTAG